One Amycolatopsis sp. NBC_00355 genomic window carries:
- the rsfS gene encoding ribosome silencing factor, which translates to MTATSEARELAVAAAHAAADKKASDVVVLDVSEQLVITDAFVIASAPNERLVGAIVDNVEEQLRVAGHKPVRREGAREGRWVLLDYVDVVVHVQHVEERSFYGLERLWKDCPRIEVAGLEEPPADEDADAR; encoded by the coding sequence GTGACAGCCACGTCCGAGGCACGAGAGCTGGCCGTAGCGGCCGCACACGCGGCGGCGGACAAGAAGGCCAGCGACGTCGTCGTGCTGGACGTGTCCGAGCAGCTCGTCATCACCGACGCCTTCGTCATCGCCTCCGCGCCCAACGAGCGCCTGGTCGGCGCCATCGTCGACAACGTCGAGGAGCAGCTGCGGGTGGCCGGGCACAAGCCGGTCCGCCGCGAAGGCGCCCGCGAGGGCCGCTGGGTCCTGCTCGACTACGTCGACGTCGTCGTGCACGTCCAGCACGTCGAAGAACGCAGCTTCTACGGCCTCGAACGGCTGTGGAAGGACTGCCCGCGGATCGAGGTGGCCGGTCTCGAGGAGCCGCCCGCCGATGAGGACGCGGACGCCCGGTGA
- the holA gene encoding DNA polymerase III subunit delta yields the protein MTAQATAPAPLHLVLGEEELLIERAVRETLAASRAIDATAELTRARVSDLTAPELAELVSPSLFSEGRVIVLESAQDISQELADAVASYLKDPADGIVLVVVHTGGGRSKAGKTLPAVLKKAGAEVTECPKLTKPAEREQFVRHEVRRAGGKIDPAGVAALIDAVGSDLRELSSAAMQLVADAGGVVDADAVHRYHRGRADVTGFAVAEKAVSGDRAAALESLRWAMQLGVPHVLVADALADAVRTIARVSGAGRGNPNQLAGELGMPPWKVRKAQGQSRGWNQDGLATAMRVVARLNAEVKGVAADPNYALERAVLQVAAAKGDR from the coding sequence GTGACCGCGCAAGCCACCGCCCCGGCCCCGCTCCACCTGGTCCTGGGTGAAGAAGAACTGCTGATCGAGCGGGCCGTCCGCGAGACGCTGGCCGCGTCCCGCGCGATCGACGCGACGGCGGAGCTGACGCGGGCCCGGGTGTCCGATCTCACAGCGCCCGAGCTGGCCGAACTCGTCAGCCCGTCGCTGTTCAGCGAGGGCCGGGTGATCGTCCTCGAGTCGGCGCAGGACATCTCGCAGGAGCTGGCCGACGCCGTGGCTTCGTACCTGAAAGACCCGGCGGACGGCATCGTGCTCGTCGTCGTGCACACCGGCGGTGGGCGCAGCAAGGCGGGCAAGACGCTCCCGGCGGTGCTGAAGAAGGCCGGCGCCGAGGTGACGGAGTGCCCGAAGCTGACCAAGCCCGCCGAGCGGGAGCAGTTCGTGCGCCACGAGGTGCGCCGGGCGGGTGGCAAGATCGACCCGGCCGGGGTCGCGGCCCTCATCGACGCCGTGGGCTCCGACCTGCGGGAACTCTCCTCGGCGGCGATGCAGCTCGTGGCGGACGCCGGCGGGGTCGTCGACGCCGACGCGGTCCACCGCTACCACCGCGGCCGCGCCGACGTCACCGGGTTCGCGGTGGCGGAGAAGGCCGTGAGCGGCGACCGCGCGGCGGCCCTGGAGTCGCTGCGCTGGGCGATGCAGCTCGGCGTCCCGCACGTCCTGGTCGCCGACGCGCTGGCGGACGCGGTCCGCACGATCGCCCGCGTCTCCGGCGCGGGCCGCGGCAACCCGAACCAGCTGGCCGGGGAGCTGGGCATGCCGCCGTGGAAGGTCCGCAAGGCCCAAGGCCAGTCCCGCGGCTGGAACCAGGACGGCCTGGCCACCGCGATGCGGGTGGTCGCGCGGCTGAACGCCGAGGTCAAGGGCGTCGCGGCGGACCCGAACTACGCGCTGGAACGCGCGGTCCTGCAGGTGGCGGCGGCCAAGGGCGACCGCTGA
- the octT gene encoding diglucosylglycerate octanoyltransferase, producing the protein MGPRLVVFGDSLSFHGPEGPCAADEPRLWPNIAAAALGGTADLVAGIGWTARDVWWSLTGDPRVWADLHHVDAVVLAIGSMDTLPSPLPTYLRGGLKYLRPDPVRRVVRKAYLAAQPRLSVAFRGRPRVLPVKLTVQYLDTAVEALRVLRPELPIFGMLPSVHRAAAYGGVHTARPAAEAAMRAWGERAGVPLLDLKEVVGEHVLSGAGNPDGMHWGWAGHAAVGEAMSVLLAPVVAPGHVG; encoded by the coding sequence ATGGGGCCACGCCTGGTGGTGTTCGGCGATTCGCTGAGCTTTCACGGCCCCGAGGGGCCCTGCGCCGCGGACGAGCCGCGACTCTGGCCGAACATCGCGGCGGCCGCCCTCGGCGGCACCGCCGACCTGGTCGCCGGGATCGGCTGGACCGCCCGCGACGTCTGGTGGTCGCTGACCGGCGATCCGCGGGTCTGGGCCGATCTGCACCACGTTGACGCCGTCGTGCTGGCGATCGGGAGCATGGACACGCTGCCTTCGCCGTTGCCGACCTACTTGCGCGGCGGGCTGAAGTACCTGCGGCCCGATCCGGTGCGGCGGGTGGTGCGCAAGGCTTATCTCGCCGCGCAGCCGCGGTTGTCGGTCGCGTTCCGCGGCCGGCCGCGGGTGCTGCCGGTGAAGCTCACCGTGCAGTACCTCGACACCGCCGTGGAAGCCTTGCGCGTCCTGCGCCCCGAGCTGCCGATCTTCGGGATGCTGCCGTCGGTGCACCGGGCCGCGGCCTACGGCGGCGTGCACACCGCGCGGCCGGCTGCCGAGGCCGCGATGAGGGCCTGGGGCGAGCGCGCCGGCGTACCGTTGCTGGACCTGAAAGAGGTCGTCGGCGAGCACGTGCTCAGCGGCGCGGGCAACCCGGACGGCATGCACTGGGGCTGGGCGGGACACGCCGCCGTGGGCGAGGCGATGTCCGTGTTGCTGGCACCGGTGGTGGCCCCCGGCCACGTAGGCTGA
- the rpsT gene encoding 30S ribosomal protein S20 encodes MANIKSQIKRITTNEKARQRNQAIRSSVKTAIRKVREAADSGDKAKAVEMQRDAAQKLDKAVSKGVIHANQAANKKSALAKRVNSL; translated from the coding sequence ATGGCCAACATCAAGTCGCAGATCAAGCGCATCACCACGAACGAGAAGGCGCGTCAGCGCAACCAGGCGATCCGGTCCTCGGTGAAGACCGCGATCCGCAAGGTCCGCGAAGCCGCTGACTCCGGTGACAAGGCCAAGGCCGTCGAGATGCAGCGCGACGCCGCCCAGAAGCTGGACAAGGCCGTCTCGAAGGGCGTCATCCACGCCAACCAGGCCGCCAACAAGAAGTCGGCGCTCGCGAAGCGCGTCAACTCGCTCTGA
- a CDS encoding histidine phosphatase family protein, protein MSPRRLVLWRHGETDYNAAGRMQGHLDSALTPVGWNQARFAVPALARFSPDLVIASDLRRATDTATVLTDAIGVPLRIDKRLRETHLGEWQGKTGAEVDAEYPGERARWRTDATWAPPGGENRLDVAERAGEVVSDLQQANSDVGDTVLLAAHGGLIIALTAGLLKLPVEIWPSLGGIANCHWVELGLRDGKWRLHAYNAGMTG, encoded by the coding sequence GTGAGCCCGCGGCGGCTGGTGCTCTGGCGCCACGGCGAGACGGACTACAACGCCGCCGGGCGGATGCAGGGTCACCTGGACTCGGCGCTGACCCCGGTCGGCTGGAACCAGGCTCGCTTCGCCGTCCCCGCGCTGGCCCGGTTTTCGCCGGACCTCGTGATCGCGTCCGACCTGCGCCGCGCGACCGACACGGCGACCGTGCTCACCGACGCCATCGGCGTCCCGCTGCGCATCGACAAGCGCCTGCGCGAGACGCACCTGGGCGAGTGGCAGGGGAAGACCGGCGCCGAAGTCGACGCCGAGTACCCCGGTGAACGCGCCCGCTGGCGCACCGACGCGACCTGGGCGCCGCCGGGCGGCGAGAACCGGCTCGACGTCGCCGAGCGCGCCGGCGAGGTCGTGTCCGACCTGCAGCAGGCCAACTCCGACGTGGGCGACACGGTGCTGCTCGCCGCGCACGGCGGGCTGATCATCGCGCTCACGGCCGGGCTGCTGAAGCTGCCGGTCGAGATCTGGCCCTCCCTCGGCGGGATCGCCAACTGCCACTGGGTCGAGCTCGGCCTGCGCGACGGCAAGTGGCGGCTGCACGCCTACAACGCGGGGATGACCGGCTAG
- a CDS encoding DMT family transporter, with the protein MNTTALSLVLVAAVVHAAWNLAAKRIESGGTQFVWLYYTVSAVALLPVTVVLLVVEPQRPQWSWLLAAAGTSVLHVGYGIVLQRGYRVGDLSVVYPVARGTGPLLSVLAAVLVLGERPGWLGLLGAFLVITGVLVISTGRRGGAAHDPAAAKARRAGIFYGVLTGLTIAGYTLWDAHSVTGIGMPPVVYLGLGTLIQSALLLPSARAGRAEVTRLWRDQRREVLIVGLLSPIAYILVLFALTMAPVSLVAPARELSIVLGGLAAWLVLGERDAVRRLAGSVIVLSGIAAIAAA; encoded by the coding sequence GTGAACACCACCGCTCTGTCCCTCGTCCTCGTCGCGGCCGTCGTGCACGCCGCGTGGAACCTGGCCGCCAAGCGGATCGAATCCGGCGGCACCCAGTTCGTCTGGCTCTACTACACGGTTTCCGCCGTCGCCCTGCTGCCGGTGACGGTCGTGCTGCTCGTCGTCGAGCCGCAACGTCCACAGTGGAGCTGGCTGCTGGCCGCGGCGGGCACGTCGGTGCTGCACGTCGGGTACGGCATCGTGCTGCAGCGCGGCTACCGCGTCGGCGACCTGTCCGTCGTCTACCCCGTCGCGCGGGGCACCGGGCCGCTGCTGTCGGTGCTGGCCGCCGTCCTGGTGCTCGGCGAACGGCCCGGCTGGCTCGGCCTGCTCGGCGCGTTCCTGGTGATCACCGGGGTGCTGGTGATCAGCACCGGCCGCCGCGGTGGCGCCGCGCACGACCCGGCCGCCGCGAAGGCACGCCGCGCCGGGATCTTCTACGGCGTGCTGACCGGCCTGACGATCGCCGGTTACACCCTGTGGGACGCGCACTCGGTGACCGGCATCGGCATGCCGCCGGTCGTGTACCTCGGCCTCGGCACGCTCATCCAGAGCGCCTTGCTCCTGCCCAGCGCGCGGGCCGGCCGCGCCGAGGTGACGCGGCTCTGGCGTGACCAGCGCCGCGAGGTGCTGATCGTCGGGCTGCTGTCGCCGATCGCCTACATCCTCGTGCTGTTCGCCCTGACGATGGCGCCGGTCAGCCTGGTGGCGCCCGCCCGGGAGCTGAGCATCGTGCTGGGCGGCCTCGCCGCGTGGCTGGTGCTGGGCGAGCGGGACGCCGTGCGGCGGCTGGCCGGGTCGGTGATCGTGCTGTCCGGCATCGCCGCGATTGCGGCGGCCTGA
- a CDS encoding ComEA family DNA-binding protein has translation MFEQPARDPGLPVNDRLAWLADQLSPDASTVGPGGRLVRRWLPGGATGAGRRRWAFAGVFVAVVVLVLGSVALLGGRPAPEPPPPLPSAKPVGEAPAAPKAGLVVSVVGRVRSPGLVTVPQGSRVADVLRAAGGADPGADLTAVNLARKVTDGEQLAVGIPAPAAPPGAPEGGGGKVDLNAASTDQLDTLPGVGEVMAKRIVQWRTEHGGFTKVEQLRDVDGIGESKFEKLREQVTVG, from the coding sequence GTGTTCGAGCAGCCCGCCCGGGATCCGGGCCTCCCCGTCAACGACCGGCTCGCCTGGCTGGCCGACCAGCTCTCGCCCGACGCGAGCACGGTCGGGCCCGGTGGCCGGCTGGTCCGGCGCTGGCTCCCGGGCGGAGCGACCGGCGCGGGCCGGCGCCGCTGGGCGTTCGCCGGTGTCTTCGTGGCGGTCGTGGTGCTCGTCCTCGGCTCGGTCGCGCTGCTGGGCGGCCGTCCGGCGCCCGAGCCGCCACCACCGCTGCCCAGCGCGAAACCGGTGGGCGAAGCTCCGGCCGCGCCCAAGGCCGGTCTCGTCGTCAGCGTGGTCGGCCGCGTCCGGTCGCCCGGCCTGGTCACCGTGCCCCAGGGATCCCGGGTCGCCGACGTGCTGCGCGCCGCCGGGGGAGCCGACCCCGGCGCGGACCTCACGGCCGTGAACCTCGCCCGCAAGGTGACCGACGGCGAACAGCTCGCGGTCGGGATCCCGGCGCCCGCCGCGCCGCCCGGCGCCCCCGAAGGCGGCGGCGGGAAGGTCGATCTCAACGCGGCGTCCACGGACCAGCTGGACACCCTGCCCGGCGTCGGCGAGGTGATGGCCAAGCGGATCGTCCAGTGGCGCACCGAACACGGTGGCTTCACGAAAGTCGAGCAGTTGCGCGACGTCGACGGCATCGGCGAAAGCAAGTTCGAAAAGCTGCGCGAGCAGGTGACGGTCGGATGA
- a CDS encoding ComEC/Rec2 family competence protein, which yields MSALPATDTRQDLRLVPAALACWLAALAGLLFGWWTAVAVGLTAAVLAGVLLWRARSRSRGLGAAAALLVLGLVAAGPIAWRIHDAERDGLHAAAAQGLPAKLEVVVAERPRPVRSAGYADRQAGARSVVLTADVRTASVDGQPVVSSGRVLLLAPVTEWAGMVPGQEVLVAGLLMPPRGSDLTVAVLSVRGPPGEAGPAPWWQEAAAGLRSGLHDLSRTLPEEPAGLLPGLVLGDTSALSPRVEQEFVTAGLAHLTAVSGGNLAVACGAVLLLLRVLRLGPRLSAVAAGLCLAGFLVLVGPEPSVLRAGVMAAVALLALALGRRGSALPALAFAVCLLVVADPAMATDFGFALSVFATAGLVLLAPRWAGVLVRRGVPPGFAEGLAIPLAAFVVTAPVLAGMAGTVSLVSVLTNVLAAPVVAPATVLGVLATVAAPWWPGAGTFLVRLAGPEAEWLIFVARHGARAPGAVVAWPAGWAGALLAAAVLAVLVFAVRYRRVRLLLAVLIVGALLVFVPVRVLAPAWPPRNWAMVECDVGQGDAVVLATAEPGRAVVVDTGPEPGPVDECLHRLSVDRIPLLVLSHLHADHIGGLASVFDGRSVGGIAVGPGRTPEWAWRQVAEEALSRHVPLVELSPGERVDLPGLALEVLGPTYVPERPAGRQDGTTINNSSVVLRAETAAGRVLLTGDVELAAQADLLADVGDLKAEVLKVPHHGSRYSLPAFLAAVAPRAALISVGAGNTYGHPSKSTVDTLTALGALVTRTDTDGDTAVVPDPSGPAIARRGEPRGPPSR from the coding sequence ATGAGCGCCCTTCCCGCGACCGACACCCGGCAGGACCTGCGCCTGGTCCCGGCGGCGCTCGCGTGCTGGCTCGCCGCCCTGGCCGGGCTGCTCTTCGGCTGGTGGACGGCGGTCGCCGTCGGTCTCACCGCGGCCGTGCTGGCCGGGGTACTGCTCTGGCGGGCCCGCAGCCGGTCGCGCGGGCTGGGCGCGGCGGCGGCGTTGCTGGTGCTCGGCCTGGTCGCCGCGGGTCCGATCGCCTGGCGGATCCACGACGCGGAGCGAGACGGCCTGCACGCGGCCGCGGCCCAGGGCCTGCCCGCGAAGCTCGAGGTCGTCGTCGCGGAGCGGCCGAGGCCGGTGCGGAGCGCGGGGTACGCCGATCGGCAGGCGGGCGCCCGGTCCGTGGTGCTGACGGCCGACGTGCGCACGGCGTCCGTCGACGGGCAGCCGGTCGTCTCGTCCGGGCGGGTCCTGCTGCTCGCGCCGGTCACGGAGTGGGCGGGAATGGTACCGGGCCAGGAAGTTCTGGTGGCGGGCCTGCTGATGCCACCGCGTGGCTCGGATCTGACCGTGGCGGTGCTGTCCGTGCGTGGCCCGCCGGGCGAGGCGGGTCCGGCGCCGTGGTGGCAGGAGGCCGCGGCCGGGCTGCGGTCCGGCCTGCACGACCTGAGCCGGACCTTGCCGGAGGAACCCGCGGGGCTGCTGCCGGGGCTGGTCCTGGGCGACACGAGCGCGTTGTCACCTCGGGTCGAGCAGGAGTTCGTCACGGCGGGCCTGGCTCACCTGACCGCGGTCAGCGGGGGAAACCTTGCCGTCGCCTGCGGTGCGGTCCTGCTCCTGCTGCGGGTGCTCCGGCTGGGCCCGCGGTTGTCGGCCGTGGCGGCGGGCCTGTGCCTGGCCGGGTTCCTGGTCCTGGTGGGCCCGGAACCGAGCGTGCTGCGCGCCGGGGTCATGGCGGCGGTCGCGTTGCTGGCCTTGGCGCTGGGACGGCGAGGTTCGGCGCTGCCCGCGCTGGCCTTCGCGGTGTGCCTGCTGGTCGTGGCGGATCCGGCGATGGCCACGGACTTCGGGTTCGCGCTGTCGGTCTTCGCCACCGCGGGGCTGGTTCTGCTGGCTCCGCGCTGGGCCGGCGTGCTGGTCCGCCGCGGCGTCCCGCCGGGCTTCGCCGAAGGGCTGGCGATCCCGCTCGCCGCCTTCGTGGTGACGGCGCCGGTGCTCGCCGGGATGGCGGGCACGGTGAGCCTGGTGTCGGTGCTGACCAACGTGCTCGCCGCGCCCGTCGTCGCCCCGGCGACGGTGCTCGGGGTGCTGGCGACGGTCGCCGCGCCGTGGTGGCCGGGTGCCGGGACGTTCCTGGTGCGCCTGGCCGGCCCGGAGGCCGAGTGGCTGATCTTCGTGGCGCGGCACGGCGCGCGGGCCCCGGGCGCGGTCGTGGCCTGGCCGGCCGGCTGGGCGGGCGCGCTGCTCGCGGCGGCCGTGCTCGCGGTGCTCGTGTTCGCGGTGCGGTACCGGCGGGTCCGGCTGCTGCTGGCGGTGCTGATCGTCGGCGCGCTGCTGGTGTTCGTACCGGTGCGGGTGCTCGCGCCGGCGTGGCCTCCGCGGAACTGGGCGATGGTCGAATGCGACGTCGGCCAGGGCGACGCGGTCGTGCTGGCGACGGCCGAGCCGGGGCGGGCCGTGGTGGTGGACACCGGGCCCGAGCCGGGGCCGGTCGACGAGTGCCTGCACCGGCTCTCGGTCGACCGGATCCCGTTGCTGGTGCTGAGCCACCTGCACGCCGACCACATCGGCGGGCTCGCGTCGGTCTTCGACGGCCGGTCGGTCGGTGGCATCGCCGTCGGGCCGGGGCGGACGCCGGAGTGGGCGTGGCGGCAGGTCGCCGAGGAAGCGTTGAGCCGCCACGTGCCGCTGGTGGAACTGAGCCCGGGAGAGCGGGTCGACCTGCCCGGGCTGGCGCTTGAGGTGCTCGGGCCGACCTACGTGCCGGAACGCCCGGCCGGTCGGCAGGACGGCACGACGATCAACAACAGCTCGGTCGTCCTGCGGGCCGAGACGGCGGCCGGGCGTGTGCTGCTGACCGGCGACGTCGAACTGGCGGCCCAGGCGGACCTCCTGGCCGACGTCGGAGATCTGAAAGCGGAGGTGCTCAAGGTGCCCCACCACGGTTCGCGGTACTCGCTGCCGGCGTTCCTCGCCGCGGTGGCCCCGCGGGCGGCGCTCATCAGCGTCGGCGCGGGCAACACCTACGGCCATCCCAGCAAGTCCACAGTGGACACGCTGACGGCGCTCGGCGCCCTGGTGACCCGGACCGACACCGACGGTGACACGGCCGTCGTCCCGGACCCGTCAGGGCCTGCGATAGCCCGGCGGGGTGAGCCACGAGGGCCGCCTAGCCGCTGA
- the nadD gene encoding nicotinate-nucleotide adenylyltransferase, translating to MGGTFDPVHHGHLVAASEVQSRFGLDEVIFVPTGQPWQKTDRKVTKAEDRYLMTVIATASNPVFSVSRVDIDRAGQTYTVDTLRDLHAEYPGDQLYFITGADALEQILTWHKADELFDFAHFIGVTRPGYRLNSHHLPSGKVSLVEVTAMAISSTGCRDRVERGEPVWYLVPDGVVRYITKKDLYRKSD from the coding sequence ATGGGCGGCACTTTCGACCCCGTGCACCACGGCCACCTCGTCGCCGCGAGCGAGGTCCAGTCCCGGTTCGGGCTCGACGAAGTGATCTTCGTGCCCACCGGGCAGCCCTGGCAGAAGACCGACCGCAAGGTAACCAAGGCCGAGGACCGCTACCTGATGACGGTCATCGCGACCGCGTCCAACCCGGTCTTCTCGGTCAGCCGCGTGGACATCGACCGCGCGGGCCAGACCTACACCGTCGACACCCTGCGCGACCTCCACGCCGAGTACCCCGGAGATCAGCTCTACTTCATCACCGGCGCCGACGCGCTCGAGCAGATCCTCACCTGGCACAAGGCCGACGAGCTGTTCGACTTCGCGCACTTCATCGGCGTCACGCGGCCCGGCTACCGGCTCAATTCGCACCACCTGCCCAGCGGCAAGGTGAGTCTCGTCGAGGTCACCGCGATGGCGATTTCGTCGACCGGCTGCCGCGACCGCGTCGAGCGCGGGGAGCCGGTCTGGTACCTCGTTCCCGACGGCGTCGTCCGCTACATCACCAAGAAGGATCTCTACCGGAAGAGCGACTGA
- the thrC gene encoding threonine synthase, whose amino-acid sequence MTATLGTTSTTKTPDLGPAVELVSKEEGHRQPLAPEFVSAEDFSPLEVAYDFGRVRREDIEAGPKNIWRYKKLLPVPSNVEEIPNTEPGATRLIRADRLAKELGLKRVWVKDDTGNPTHSFKDRVVAVALAAAREFGFDVLACPSTGNLANAVAAAAARAGWKSVVLIPQSLERAKILTTAVYDGDLIAVDGNYDDVNRLATELAGEHPSWAFVNVNVRPYYSEGSKTLAFEVAEQLGWRIPPQIVVPIASGSQLTKVDKGFRELGQLGLVDASPYKVFGAQATGCSPVSAAFRAGHDVVQPVKPDTIARSLAIGNPADGPYVLDIVNRTGGSIEDVTDEEVVEGIRLLARTEGIFTETAGGVTVATAKKLVETGKLDPDAETVLLITGDGLKTLDAIENHVGPKATVPASAAAVNQALGY is encoded by the coding sequence ATGACCGCAACCCTCGGCACGACCTCCACCACCAAGACCCCGGATCTCGGACCGGCCGTCGAACTGGTGTCGAAGGAAGAGGGCCACCGGCAGCCGCTCGCCCCCGAGTTCGTCTCCGCCGAAGACTTCTCGCCGCTCGAGGTCGCCTACGACTTCGGCCGCGTCCGCCGCGAAGACATCGAGGCCGGCCCCAAGAACATCTGGCGCTACAAGAAGCTCCTCCCGGTTCCGTCCAACGTCGAAGAGATCCCGAACACCGAGCCCGGCGCGACGCGGCTGATCCGCGCCGACCGCCTGGCCAAGGAACTCGGCCTCAAGCGCGTGTGGGTCAAGGACGACACCGGCAACCCGACGCACTCGTTCAAGGACCGCGTCGTCGCCGTCGCGCTGGCCGCGGCCCGCGAGTTCGGCTTCGACGTGCTCGCCTGTCCCTCGACCGGCAACCTGGCCAACGCCGTCGCCGCCGCGGCGGCCCGCGCGGGCTGGAAGTCGGTCGTCCTGATCCCCCAGTCCCTCGAACGCGCCAAGATCCTCACCACCGCGGTCTACGACGGCGACCTGATCGCCGTCGACGGCAACTACGACGACGTCAACCGCCTCGCCACCGAACTGGCCGGTGAGCACCCGAGCTGGGCCTTCGTGAACGTCAACGTCCGCCCGTACTACTCCGAGGGTTCGAAGACGCTCGCCTTCGAGGTCGCCGAGCAGCTCGGCTGGCGGATCCCGCCGCAGATCGTCGTGCCGATCGCCTCCGGTTCGCAGCTCACCAAGGTGGACAAGGGTTTCCGCGAGCTGGGCCAGCTCGGCCTGGTGGACGCCAGCCCGTACAAGGTGTTCGGCGCCCAGGCCACCGGCTGCTCGCCGGTCTCGGCCGCGTTCCGCGCCGGCCACGACGTCGTCCAGCCGGTGAAGCCGGACACCATCGCCCGCTCGCTGGCGATCGGCAACCCGGCCGACGGCCCGTACGTGCTCGACATCGTCAACCGCACCGGCGGCTCGATCGAGGACGTCACCGACGAAGAGGTCGTCGAAGGCATCCGGCTGCTGGCCCGCACCGAGGGCATCTTCACCGAGACGGCCGGCGGGGTCACCGTCGCCACGGCGAAGAAGCTCGTCGAGACCGGCAAGCTGGACCCGGACGCCGAGACGGTGCTCCTCATCACCGGCGACGGCCTCAAGACCCTCGACGCCATCGAGAACCACGTGGGCCCCAAGGCCACCGTGCCGGCGTCGGCCGCGGCCGTGAACCAGGCCCTCGGCTACTGA
- a CDS encoding DegV family protein, translated as MSVAVVTDSTAHLPEGFAERHEVRVVPLHVLVDGVVSLDGVETGPAAVAEAMSQRKIVTTSRPTPAEFAKEFRAALADGADAVVSIHLSRELSGTWEAAVLAAQEVGPDRVRVVDSRTTAMGLGFAALHAADAAAAGADPKAVEAAAMTAAKCSSTLFVVETLEYLRRGGRIGPAAALLGTALAVKPVLHMSDGRILPLEKVRTMNRAIARLVELAARAADDDDVELAVHHLASPERAVELANRLEEAVPRSAGCVVSELGAVIGAHTGPGVLGVVVQRTVPARPDA; from the coding sequence GTGTCGGTCGCCGTAGTCACGGATTCCACTGCCCACCTGCCGGAGGGGTTCGCCGAACGGCACGAGGTCCGGGTGGTGCCGCTGCACGTCCTGGTCGACGGCGTGGTTTCCCTCGACGGCGTGGAAACCGGCCCGGCGGCGGTGGCCGAGGCGATGAGCCAGCGCAAGATCGTCACGACGTCCCGGCCGACCCCGGCCGAGTTCGCGAAGGAGTTCCGCGCGGCGCTCGCCGACGGCGCTGACGCGGTCGTCTCCATCCACCTTTCCCGCGAACTGTCGGGCACCTGGGAAGCGGCGGTGCTGGCGGCGCAGGAGGTCGGGCCGGACCGGGTGCGCGTCGTCGATTCGCGCACGACCGCGATGGGCCTCGGGTTCGCCGCGCTGCACGCCGCGGACGCCGCCGCGGCCGGAGCGGATCCGAAGGCGGTCGAGGCCGCGGCGATGACCGCGGCCAAGTGCTCGTCGACGTTGTTCGTCGTGGAAACCCTGGAGTACCTGCGCCGCGGCGGCCGGATCGGCCCGGCGGCGGCGCTGCTCGGGACGGCGCTGGCGGTGAAGCCCGTGCTGCACATGTCCGACGGCCGGATCCTGCCGCTGGAGAAGGTCCGCACGATGAACCGGGCGATCGCGCGGCTGGTCGAGCTGGCGGCCCGGGCCGCGGACGACGACGACGTCGAGCTGGCCGTCCACCACCTCGCGTCGCCCGAGCGGGCGGTCGAGCTGGCGAACCGGCTGGAGGAGGCCGTGCCGCGGTCGGCGGGCTGCGTGGTCTCCGAGCTGGGTGCGGTGATCGGCGCGCACACCGGCCCTGGCGTGCTGGGCGTGGTCGTGCAGCGCACCGTGCCGGCCCGGCCGGACGCCTGA